The Arachis hypogaea cultivar Tifrunner chromosome 19, arahy.Tifrunner.gnm2.J5K5, whole genome shotgun sequence genome has a window encoding:
- the LOC112779366 gene encoding uncharacterized protein, with protein sequence MAANAFNGTAKQPPQPSPLCFSKFFQLAVFVSDKVPDIVMGDPGRFRQIIKNLVGNSVKGSVFVDVDFVLGVGGYDLESGSTVVAYGKLLGELRKHGKWK encoded by the exons ATGGCAGCCAATGCTTTTAATGGAACAGCAAAGCAACCTCCTCAGCCATCTCCCTTGTGCTTCTCCAAGTTCTTTCAG TTGGCAGTGTTTGTTTCTGATAAAGTTCCAGACATTGTTATGGGAGATCCTGGGAGATTcagacaaataataaaaaatcttgtTGGCAACTCGGTTAAAGGAAGTGTATTTGTGGATGTGGACTTTGTTCTAGGTGTTGGAGGATATGATCTTGAGAG TGGTTCAACGGTTGTGGCTTATGGGAAGTTATTGGGTGAGTTGAGAAAGCATGGGAAATGGAAATAg